One genomic segment of Burkholderia multivorans ATCC BAA-247 includes these proteins:
- a CDS encoding ABC transporter ATP-binding protein: MSFLTLTDLTKSFGELTAVADVNLSVEQGEFVSLLGPSGCGKTTTLQMIAGFVDVTRGRITLDGQDITHMKPNRRGLGIVFQSYALFPHMSVAENVGFGLDMRGVDKAERAERIRAALALVRLDALAHRFPRELSGGQRQRVAIARAVVIEPPVLLLDEPMSNLDAKLREEMQFELRAIQRKIGTTTIMVTHDQSEALSISDRVVVMEAGRITQIDTPYHAYERPENRFVSQFIGKANLLPGTIVAHDGDAIRIDLGHDLAETGRTAHLPAHERDVRVGDPVSVCIRPEKLRLCAPGAGRVAATVTSRFFLGSQWLYRVDSALGEVLVCCQNEGAEPLAEGAPVGIDWHSDAVRVMRREA, translated from the coding sequence ATGTCGTTTCTCACGCTGACGGACCTGACGAAATCGTTCGGCGAGCTGACCGCCGTCGCCGACGTGAACCTCTCCGTCGAACAAGGCGAATTCGTGTCGCTGCTCGGCCCGTCCGGCTGCGGCAAGACGACGACGCTGCAGATGATCGCGGGCTTCGTCGACGTCACGCGCGGACGCATCACGCTCGACGGCCAGGACATCACGCACATGAAACCGAACCGCCGCGGGCTCGGGATCGTGTTCCAGAGCTACGCGTTGTTTCCGCACATGAGCGTCGCGGAGAATGTCGGCTTCGGGCTCGACATGCGCGGCGTCGACAAGGCCGAGCGCGCGGAGCGCATCCGCGCGGCGCTCGCGCTCGTGCGCCTCGATGCGCTCGCGCATCGCTTTCCGCGCGAGCTGTCCGGCGGCCAGCGGCAGCGCGTCGCGATCGCGCGCGCGGTCGTGATCGAACCGCCGGTGCTGCTGCTCGACGAGCCGATGTCGAATCTCGACGCGAAGCTGCGCGAGGAGATGCAGTTCGAGCTGCGCGCGATCCAGCGCAAGATCGGCACGACGACGATCATGGTCACGCACGATCAGTCCGAAGCGCTGTCGATCAGCGATCGCGTGGTCGTGATGGAAGCCGGCCGCATCACGCAGATCGACACGCCGTACCACGCTTACGAACGGCCCGAGAACCGGTTCGTGTCGCAGTTCATCGGCAAGGCGAACCTGCTGCCGGGCACGATCGTCGCGCACGACGGCGACGCGATCCGCATCGACCTCGGGCACGACCTCGCGGAGACGGGCCGCACCGCGCACCTGCCCGCGCACGAACGCGACGTGCGTGTCGGCGATCCCGTCTCGGTCTGCATCCGTCCGGAAAAGCTGCGGCTCTGCGCGCCGGGCGCAGGCCGCGTGGCCGCGACCGTCACGAGCCGCTTCTTCCTCGGCAGCCAATGGCTGTATCGCGTCGACAGCGCACTCGGCGAAGTGCTCGTGTGCTGCCAGAACGAAGGCGCCGAGCCGCTCGCGGAAGGCGCGCCGGTCGGCATCGACTGGCACAGCGACGCGGTGCGCGTGATGCGCCGGGAGGCCTGA
- a CDS encoding NAD(P)/FAD-dependent oxidoreductase, giving the protein MTDALRPVIVGAGPAGVRAAEALVDAGLRPVVIDENARWGGQIYRQPPADGAFVRGKRALYGFDAAKADAVHRTMAALLPHVDYRPNTLAWACGAGRVDTLQDGRETTVPYSHLIVASGATDRMLPVPGWTLAGVYTLGGAQVALKAQGCAIGRRVVFAGTGPLLYLVAYQYAKAGAQVAAVLDTSPLRRQLTGAPALLRLPSTFAKGLYYIGWLRAHGVAIETGVTLERIVGERHVAALAWRAARGDARRTIDCDAIGLGFGLRSETQLADLAGCRFRFDPLNRAWLPERDAAGRTSVRGLYVAGDGAGIAGADAAEASGRRAALALLDDAGIVAPPHRAAGKPDAATLERTLARIGAFRAGLETAFAPPVALAAQCPDDTIVCRCEEIDAGTLRRCIRGGEATELNRLKALTRAGMGRCQGRMCGDAAALVLAAETGRPLADVGRLRAQPPVKPFPIAAALAGDDVVAIPDEARDE; this is encoded by the coding sequence ATGACGGACGCGCTGCGACCGGTGATCGTCGGCGCGGGGCCGGCCGGCGTGCGCGCGGCCGAAGCGCTCGTCGACGCGGGGCTGCGCCCTGTGGTGATCGACGAGAACGCGCGCTGGGGCGGCCAGATCTATCGGCAGCCGCCGGCGGACGGCGCGTTCGTGCGCGGCAAGCGCGCGCTGTACGGCTTCGATGCCGCGAAGGCCGACGCCGTCCACCGGACGATGGCCGCGCTGCTGCCGCACGTCGACTACCGGCCGAACACGCTCGCGTGGGCGTGCGGCGCGGGCCGCGTCGACACGCTGCAGGACGGCCGCGAGACGACCGTGCCGTACTCGCATCTGATCGTCGCGAGCGGCGCGACCGACCGCATGCTGCCGGTGCCCGGCTGGACGCTCGCGGGCGTCTACACGCTCGGCGGCGCGCAGGTCGCGCTGAAGGCACAGGGCTGCGCGATCGGCCGGCGCGTCGTGTTCGCGGGCACCGGGCCGCTGCTGTATCTGGTCGCGTATCAGTACGCGAAGGCCGGCGCGCAGGTCGCCGCCGTGCTCGACACGAGCCCGCTGCGCCGCCAGCTCACCGGCGCGCCCGCACTGCTGCGGTTGCCGTCGACGTTCGCGAAGGGGCTCTATTACATCGGCTGGCTGCGCGCGCACGGCGTCGCGATCGAAACGGGCGTCACGCTCGAGCGCATCGTCGGCGAGCGGCACGTCGCCGCGCTCGCGTGGCGCGCCGCGCGCGGCGACGCGCGGCGAACGATCGACTGCGACGCGATCGGCCTCGGCTTCGGGCTGCGTTCGGAAACGCAGCTCGCCGATCTCGCCGGCTGCCGGTTCCGCTTCGACCCACTCAATCGCGCCTGGCTGCCCGAGCGCGACGCAGCCGGACGCACGTCGGTGCGCGGCCTCTACGTTGCAGGCGACGGTGCCGGCATCGCGGGCGCTGACGCGGCCGAGGCGTCGGGACGACGCGCGGCGCTCGCCTTGCTCGACGATGCCGGGATCGTCGCGCCGCCGCACCGCGCAGCCGGCAAGCCCGATGCGGCGACGCTCGAGCGCACGCTGGCACGCATCGGCGCGTTCCGCGCGGGCCTCGAAACGGCGTTCGCGCCGCCCGTCGCGCTGGCCGCACAGTGCCCGGACGACACGATCGTGTGCCGCTGCGAGGAAATCGACGCCGGCACGCTGCGGCGCTGCATTCGCGGCGGCGAAGCGACCGAGCTGAACCGCCTGAAGGCGCTGACGCGCGCCGGCATGGGGCGCTGCCAGGGCCGCATGTGCGGCGATGCCGCCGCGCTCGTGCTGGCGGCCGAGACCGGCCGGCCTCTCGCGGACGTCGGCCGGTTGCGCGCGCAACCGCCCGTGAAGCCGTTCCCGATCGCGGCGGCACTTGCCGGCGACGACGTCGTCGCGATTCCCGACGAGGCGCGCGATGAGTGA
- a CDS encoding (2Fe-2S)-binding protein has product MSIPASRSPDAADDGAQFVRLAERDRARIAFTLDGRPAHALAGDTVLTAILVAQRRVRVSEFGGRPRAGFCLIGACQDCWVRTEAGARVRACSTPLVEGMRIVTGAPPAATGDAR; this is encoded by the coding sequence ATGTCCATTCCCGCTTCCCGTTCCCCCGATGCCGCGGACGACGGCGCCCAGTTCGTGCGCCTCGCCGAACGCGACCGCGCGCGCATCGCGTTCACGCTCGACGGCCGGCCCGCGCATGCGCTCGCCGGCGACACCGTGCTCACCGCGATCCTCGTCGCGCAGCGTCGCGTGCGCGTCAGCGAATTCGGCGGCCGGCCGCGCGCTGGCTTCTGCCTGATCGGCGCGTGCCAGGACTGCTGGGTGCGCACGGAGGCCGGCGCGCGCGTGCGCGCGTGCTCGACGCCGCTCGTCGAAGGCATGCGGATCGTCACCGGCGCGCCGCCGGCCGCCACCGGAGACGCACGATGA
- a CDS encoding IclR family transcriptional regulator, which yields MHEPHSPGTSRAAPADGDAADTGGAPGTGMLQRAFAILRALAGMQQDGVRVTHLAKAVGLTQGTAHRILQSLIAEGMVEQDERSKLYRLSVDFFALAALAGNPSSMRTLCRPALLRLCASLGETIFLLVKSGFDAVCLDLCEGPFPIRSFTGDIGGRVALGVGQGSLAILAFLPEAEREEVIRFNVPRIRGYGVLDEVYLRTEIDRVRQLGYAGRNSGVLDGMAGVAVPILDRTGYPVGALSVGTLASRLGDDRMPMVVELLRRQAEAIGPRTNPFDAALRRPMHGLSGKAG from the coding sequence ATGCACGAACCGCATTCGCCCGGAACGTCGCGCGCCGCGCCCGCCGACGGCGACGCCGCCGACACGGGCGGCGCGCCGGGCACCGGCATGCTGCAGCGGGCGTTCGCGATCCTGCGCGCGCTGGCCGGCATGCAGCAGGACGGCGTGCGCGTCACGCATCTCGCGAAGGCGGTCGGCCTCACGCAAGGCACCGCGCATCGGATCCTGCAGTCGCTGATCGCCGAAGGCATGGTCGAGCAGGACGAGCGCTCGAAGCTGTACCGGCTCAGTGTCGACTTCTTCGCGCTCGCCGCGCTGGCCGGCAATCCGAGCAGCATGCGCACGCTGTGCCGGCCCGCGCTGCTGCGGCTCTGCGCGAGCCTCGGCGAGACGATTTTCCTGCTCGTGAAGAGCGGCTTCGACGCGGTGTGCCTCGATCTCTGCGAGGGGCCGTTTCCGATCCGGTCGTTTACCGGCGACATCGGCGGGCGCGTCGCGCTCGGCGTCGGGCAGGGCAGCCTCGCGATCCTCGCGTTCCTGCCGGAAGCCGAGCGCGAGGAGGTGATCCGCTTCAACGTGCCGCGCATTCGCGGCTACGGCGTGCTCGACGAGGTCTATCTGCGCACCGAGATCGACCGCGTGCGGCAGCTCGGCTACGCGGGCCGCAACAGCGGCGTGCTCGACGGGATGGCCGGCGTCGCGGTGCCGATCCTCGATCGCACCGGCTATCCGGTCGGCGCGCTGAGCGTCGGTACGCTCGCGTCGCGCCTCGGCGACGACCGGATGCCGATGGTCGTCGAACTGCTGCGCCGCCAGGCCGAGGCGATCGGCCCGCGCACGAATCCGTTCGACGCCGCGCTGCGGCGGCCGATGCACGGGCTGTCCGGGAAAGCCGGATAG
- a CDS encoding NAD(P)/FAD-dependent oxidoreductase, with translation MSETGHYDVAIVGGGLVGASTALALARRGLRVALFERRDCGAQASGVNYGGVRCQGRPAEQLPLALRARRIWDRLPERIGIDGEFVVSGHLRLARSDADLEALHAYAALAAEHGLPLRVMHGDAFRRRYPWLGRAALGGSLCETDGHANPRIVSPAFARAARAAGADVFEHTPVDDVRHDGTRFRIHAPGRACTSTWLVNAAGAWANAIAARFGEAVPMEPIYPNMWVTEPLPPFIEHNLGVYGGGVYARQVARGNCVIGGGRGHGDGEFGQPSVDTTRAVMRDACALLPALRDALLIRTWSGVEGCTPDHNPIVGASRTTPKLLHAFGFSGGGFLLAPGVGDVLADLVTTGETVTPLDAFSIGRFAPQAEPTIPCRQQETQR, from the coding sequence ATGAGTGAGACCGGTCATTACGACGTCGCGATCGTCGGCGGCGGCCTCGTCGGTGCATCGACCGCGCTCGCGCTCGCGCGGCGCGGGCTGCGCGTCGCGCTGTTCGAGCGTCGCGACTGCGGTGCGCAGGCGAGCGGCGTGAACTACGGCGGCGTGCGCTGCCAGGGCCGTCCCGCCGAACAGCTGCCGCTGGCGCTGCGCGCACGGCGCATCTGGGATCGTCTGCCGGAACGGATCGGCATCGACGGCGAATTCGTCGTGTCGGGCCACCTGCGGCTCGCGCGCAGCGACGCCGATCTCGAGGCGCTCCACGCCTACGCGGCGCTCGCGGCCGAACACGGGCTGCCGCTGCGCGTGATGCACGGCGACGCGTTCCGCCGCCGCTATCCCTGGCTCGGCCGCGCGGCGCTCGGCGGTTCGCTCTGCGAGACCGACGGCCACGCGAACCCGCGCATCGTGTCGCCGGCCTTCGCGCGTGCGGCGCGCGCAGCCGGCGCCGACGTATTCGAGCACACGCCGGTCGACGACGTCCGGCACGACGGCACGCGCTTTCGGATCCACGCGCCCGGCCGCGCCTGCACGTCGACCTGGCTCGTCAATGCGGCCGGCGCCTGGGCCAACGCGATCGCCGCACGCTTCGGCGAAGCGGTGCCGATGGAGCCCATCTACCCGAACATGTGGGTGACCGAGCCGCTGCCGCCGTTCATCGAGCACAACCTCGGCGTCTACGGCGGCGGCGTCTATGCGCGGCAGGTCGCGCGCGGCAACTGCGTGATCGGCGGCGGACGCGGACACGGCGACGGCGAGTTCGGCCAGCCGTCCGTCGACACGACGCGCGCCGTGATGCGAGACGCATGCGCGCTGCTGCCCGCACTGCGCGACGCGCTGCTGATCCGCACGTGGAGCGGCGTCGAAGGCTGCACGCCCGACCACAACCCGATCGTCGGCGCGAGCCGCACGACGCCGAAGCTGCTGCACGCGTTCGGTTTTTCGGGCGGCGGGTTTCTGCTCGCACCCGGTGTCGGCGACGTGCTCGCCGATCTCGTGACGACCGGCGAAACCGTCACGCCGCTCGATGCGTTTTCGATCGGCCGCTTCGCGCCGCAAGCCGAA
- a CDS encoding ABC transporter permease, giving the protein MGQPTRPLQADGAPAGVAPRSAAEPVPARAAAGRAWRARWRAHAPLWLMCAPAFALFAALVLVPLAMTFALTFYRFDPATGPIAAFQFGNYAEVLGSPYFHTIFARTFGIAALTTAICVAIGTPEAYVLSKMRDPWRSMFLLAILAPLLVSVVVRAFGWSMLLNTGGLVNRTLALVGLGPYKLEYTTFAIVIALVHVMLPFMVIPVWTALQRLDPQTEYAALSLGASPFTTLRRIVVPQLMPGVLSGSLMVFGLSASAFAIPGLLGGRRLKVAATAVYDEFLGSLNWPLGATIAVLLLVANLVVMLTYYRVLERRYARSLGGASR; this is encoded by the coding sequence ATGGGACAGCCTACCCGCCCGCTGCAGGCCGACGGCGCACCGGCCGGCGTCGCGCCGCGCAGCGCGGCCGAGCCCGTCCCGGCGCGCGCGGCCGCCGGCCGCGCATGGCGCGCGCGCTGGCGTGCGCATGCGCCGCTGTGGCTGATGTGCGCGCCGGCGTTCGCGCTGTTCGCCGCGCTCGTGCTCGTGCCGCTCGCGATGACGTTCGCGTTGACGTTCTACCGCTTCGACCCGGCCACCGGCCCGATCGCCGCGTTCCAGTTCGGCAACTACGCCGAAGTGCTCGGCTCGCCCTACTTCCATACGATCTTCGCGCGCACGTTCGGCATCGCGGCGCTGACCACCGCGATCTGCGTCGCGATCGGCACGCCCGAAGCGTACGTGCTGTCGAAAATGCGCGACCCGTGGCGCTCGATGTTCCTGCTCGCGATCCTCGCGCCGCTGCTCGTATCGGTCGTCGTGCGTGCATTCGGCTGGAGCATGTTGCTGAACACGGGCGGACTCGTGAACCGCACGCTCGCGCTCGTCGGTCTCGGCCCGTACAAGCTCGAATACACGACGTTCGCGATCGTGATCGCGCTCGTGCACGTGATGCTGCCGTTCATGGTGATTCCCGTCTGGACGGCGCTGCAGCGACTCGATCCGCAAACCGAATACGCGGCGCTGTCGCTCGGCGCGTCGCCGTTCACGACGCTGCGCCGCATCGTCGTGCCGCAGCTGATGCCCGGCGTGCTGTCGGGCAGTCTGATGGTGTTCGGGCTGTCGGCGAGTGCGTTCGCGATTCCCGGCCTGCTCGGCGGGCGCCGGCTCAAGGTCGCGGCAACGGCCGTCTACGACGAATTCCTCGGCTCGCTGAACTGGCCGCTCGGCGCGACGATCGCGGTGCTGCTGCTCGTCGCGAACCTCGTCGTGATGCTCACCTACTACCGCGTGCTAGAACGCCGCTACGCGCGCAGCCTCGGAGGCGCTTCCCGATGA
- a CDS encoding ABC transporter permease, which produces MRKNGPFALAFHTLVILFVLAPLAIVVLVAFTPDETLTLPTHGLSLRWFRAILDYPDFVTAFANSVKLAFASATLSLAIALPAGLAIGRATFPGRAFLNGLLLSPLVIPGLVLGIALLRFFALIGATGSFAWLVVAHMIVITPFVMRLVLASVAGLDRSVEQAACSLGADPWTTFRRITLPMIVPGITGGWLLAFINSFDELTMSIFVTSPQTVTLPVRMYMYATESIDPMMASVSTLVIFITAGAMLLLDRVYGLNRILIGQH; this is translated from the coding sequence ATGAGAAAGAACGGCCCGTTCGCGCTCGCGTTCCATACGCTCGTGATCCTGTTCGTGCTCGCGCCGCTCGCGATCGTCGTGCTGGTCGCCTTCACGCCCGACGAAACGCTGACGCTGCCGACGCACGGCCTGTCGCTGCGCTGGTTCCGCGCGATTCTCGACTACCCCGACTTCGTCACCGCGTTCGCGAACAGCGTGAAGCTCGCGTTCGCCTCGGCGACGCTGTCGCTCGCGATCGCGCTGCCCGCCGGGCTCGCGATCGGCCGCGCGACGTTTCCCGGCCGCGCGTTCCTGAACGGATTGCTGCTGTCGCCGCTCGTGATTCCCGGCCTCGTGCTCGGCATCGCGCTGCTGCGGTTTTTCGCGCTGATCGGCGCGACGGGCTCGTTCGCGTGGCTCGTGGTCGCGCACATGATCGTGATCACGCCGTTCGTGATGCGTCTCGTGCTCGCGTCGGTCGCCGGCCTCGACCGCAGCGTCGAACAGGCCGCGTGCTCGCTCGGCGCCGATCCGTGGACGACGTTTCGCCGCATCACGCTGCCGATGATCGTGCCCGGCATCACCGGCGGCTGGCTGCTCGCGTTCATCAACAGCTTCGACGAGCTGACGATGTCGATCTTCGTCACGTCGCCGCAGACGGTCACGCTGCCGGTGCGCATGTACATGTACGCGACCGAATCGATCGATCCGATGATGGCGTCGGTATCGACGCTCGTCATCTTCATTACCGCCGGCGCGATGCTGCTGCTCGATCGCGTCTACGGCCTGAACCGCATCCTGATCGGCCAACACTGA
- a CDS encoding FAD-containing oxidoreductase: MTQHFDAIVIGTGQAGPPLAARLSAAGMTVAIVERGRFGGTCVNTGCIPTKTLIASAYAAQLARRASEYGVSVGGAVTVDMKAVKARKDRIAGRSNHGVEQWVRGLERTTVFQGHARFEGAKTVRVGDALLEADRIFINVGGRAQIPPMPGLDTVRYLTNSSMMDVDFLPDHLVIVGGSYVGLEFGQMYRRFGSKVTIVEKGPRLIRREDEDVSDAVREILENEGIDVQLDANCLSARPDGAGIAIGLDCGGSGREVTGSHLLLAVGRVPNTDDLGLDRAGVDTDERGYIKVDEQLRTNVDGIWALGDCNGRGAFTHTAYNDYEIVAANLLDNDPRKVSDRVPAYAMYIDPPLGRVGMTLAEAKRSGRKLLVGTRPMTRVGRAVEKGESQGFMKVIVDADNHAILGASILGVTGDEVVHTLLDVMTAGAPYTTISRAMHIHPTVSELLPTLLQDLHPVE; the protein is encoded by the coding sequence ATGACGCAACACTTCGACGCGATCGTGATCGGCACCGGCCAGGCCGGGCCGCCGCTCGCCGCACGGCTCTCGGCAGCCGGCATGACCGTCGCGATCGTCGAACGCGGCCGCTTCGGCGGCACGTGCGTGAACACCGGCTGCATTCCGACCAAGACGCTGATCGCGAGCGCGTACGCCGCGCAGCTCGCGCGGCGCGCAAGCGAATACGGCGTGTCGGTCGGCGGCGCCGTCACCGTCGACATGAAGGCCGTGAAGGCGCGCAAGGACCGGATCGCCGGCCGCTCGAACCACGGCGTCGAGCAATGGGTGCGCGGGCTCGAGCGCACGACCGTGTTCCAGGGGCACGCGCGCTTCGAAGGCGCGAAGACGGTGCGCGTCGGCGACGCGCTGCTCGAAGCGGACCGCATCTTCATCAATGTCGGCGGACGCGCGCAAATACCGCCGATGCCGGGCCTCGACACCGTGCGTTATCTGACCAACTCGTCGATGATGGACGTCGACTTCCTGCCCGATCATCTCGTGATCGTCGGCGGCAGCTACGTCGGGCTCGAGTTCGGTCAGATGTATCGCCGCTTCGGCTCGAAGGTGACGATCGTCGAGAAAGGCCCGCGGCTGATCCGGCGCGAGGACGAAGACGTCTCGGACGCGGTGCGCGAGATTCTCGAAAACGAAGGCATCGACGTGCAGCTCGACGCAAATTGCCTGAGCGCACGGCCCGACGGCGCCGGCATCGCGATCGGGCTGGACTGCGGCGGCAGCGGCCGCGAAGTGACGGGCTCGCATCTGCTGCTCGCGGTCGGCCGCGTGCCGAACACCGACGATCTTGGGCTCGACCGCGCGGGCGTCGATACCGACGAGCGCGGCTACATCAAGGTCGACGAGCAGCTGCGCACGAACGTCGACGGCATCTGGGCGCTCGGCGACTGCAACGGCCGCGGCGCGTTCACGCATACCGCCTACAACGACTACGAGATCGTCGCGGCGAATCTGCTCGACAACGATCCGCGCAAGGTCTCCGATCGCGTCCCCGCCTATGCGATGTATATCGATCCGCCGCTCGGCCGCGTCGGCATGACGCTCGCGGAAGCGAAACGAAGCGGCCGCAAGCTGCTGGTCGGCACGCGGCCGATGACGCGCGTCGGCCGCGCGGTCGAAAAGGGCGAAAGCCAGGGTTTCATGAAGGTGATCGTCGACGCGGACAACCACGCGATTCTCGGTGCATCGATCCTCGGCGTGACGGGCGACGAGGTCGTGCATACGCTGCTCGACGTGATGACGGCCGGGGCGCCCTATACGACGATCAGCCGCGCGATGCATATTCACCCGACCGTGTCGGAACTGCTGCCGACGCTGCTGCAGGATCTGCATCCGGTCGAATGA